In a genomic window of Melopsittacus undulatus isolate bMelUnd1 chromosome 1, bMelUnd1.mat.Z, whole genome shotgun sequence:
- the PABPC1 gene encoding polyadenylate-binding protein 1: MNPSAPSYPMASLYVGDLHPDVTEAMLYEKFSPAGPILSIRVCRDMITRRSLGYAYVNFQQPADAERALDTMNFDVIKGKPVRIMWSQRDPSLRKSGVGNIFIKNLDKSIDNKALYDTFSAFGNILSCKVVCDENGSKGYGFVHFETQEAAERAIEKMNGMLLNDRKVFVGRFKSRKEREAELGARAKEFTNVYIKNFGEDMDDERLKELFGKFGPALSVKVMTDESGKSKGFGFVSFERHEDAQKAVDEMNGKELNGKQIYVGRAQKKVERQTELKRKFEQMKQDRITRYQGVNLYVKNLDDGIDDERLRKEFSPFGTITSAKVMMEGGRSKGFGFVCFSSPEEATKAVTEMNGRIVATKPLYVALAQRKEERQAHLTNQYMQRMASVRAVPNPVINPYQPAPPSGYFMAAIPQTQNRAAYYPTNQLAQLARPSPRWTAQGARPHPFQNMPGAIRPAAPRPPFSAMRPASSQVPRVMSAQRVANTATQTMGPRPAAAATAATPAVRTVPQYKYAAGVRNPQQHLNTQPQVAMQQPAVHVQGQEPLTASMLASAPPQEQKQMLGERLFPLIQSMHPTLAGKITGMLLEIDNSELLHMLESPESLRSKVDEAVAVLQAHQAKEAAQKAVNNPTGVPSV; this comes from the exons ATGAACCCCAGCGCCCCCAGCTACCCTATGGCCTCCCTCTACGTGGGGGACCTGCACCCCGACGTGACGGAGGCCATGCTCTACGAGAAGTTCAGCCCAGCCGGGCCCATCCTCTCCATTCGCGTCTGCAGGGACATGATCACCCGCCGGTCGCTCGGCTACGCCTATGTCAACTTCCAGCAGCCCGCCGACG CTGAACGAGCTTTGGATACCATGAACTTTGATGTCATTAAGGGCAAACCGGTGCGCATCATGTGGTCTCAGCGTGATCCATCTCTACGCAAAAGTGGTGTAGGAAACATCTTCATAAAAAACTTGGACAAATCAATTGATAACAAAGCTTTGTATgacacattttctgcttttggaaacATCCTGTCTTGTAAG GTGGTATGTGATGAAAATGGATCCAAGGGTTATGGATTTGTACATTTTGAGACAcaagaagctgcagaaagagcTATTGAAAAAATGAATGGTATGCTGCTTAACGACCGTAAAGT ATTTGTTGGAAGGTTTAAATCCCGCAAGGAACGTGAGGCAGAGCTTGGAGCCAGAGCAAAGGAGTTCACCAATGTTTACATCAAGAATTTTGGAGAAGACATGGATGATGAAAGACTTAAGGAACTCTTTGGCAAGTTTG GTCCTGCCCTAAGTGTGAAAGTTATGACTGATGAGAGTGGAAAATCCAAAGGCTTTGGCTTCGTTAGTTTTGAAAGACATGAAGATGCCCAAAAA GCTGTGGATGAGATGAATGGGAAAGAGCTTAATGGGAAACAAATCTATGTTGGCCGGGCTCAGAAAAAGGTGGAAAGACAAACGGAGTTGAAGCGCAAGTTTGAACAGATGAAGCAGGACAGGATCACCAGATACCAG ggtGTAAACCTTTATGTGAAAAATCTTGATGATGGGATTGATGATGAGCGTCTTCGAAAAGAATTCTCCCCATTTGGTACAATCACTAGTGCAAAG GTCATGATGGAAGGTGGCCGCAGCAAAGGATTTGGATTTGTATGCTTTTCGTCACCAGAAGAAGCCACCAAAGCTGTCACAGAAATGAATGGTAGAATTGTGGCTACTAAACCATTATATGTAGCTCTAGCCCAGCGTAAAGAAGAGCGTCAGGCTCATCTCACCAACCAGTATATGCAGAGAATGGCAAGCGTAAGGGCAGTACCTAATCCTGTAATTAACCCATACCAACCAGCACCTCCTTCAGGTTACTTCATGGCAGCTATCCCACAG ACTCAAAACCGTGCTGCATACTACCCTACTAATCAACTTGCTCAACTTGCTAGACCTAGTCCTCGCTGGACTGCTCAGGGTGCCAGACCTCATC CATTCCAAAACATGCCTGGTGCTATCCGCCCAGCAGCACCTAGGCCACCATTTAGTGCCATGAGACCAGCTTCTTCACAAGTTCCACGAGTCATGTCAGCACAACGTGTTG CTAATACAGCAACACAAACCATGGGTCCAcgtcctgcagcagcagctactGCAGCTACTCCTGCTGTACGCACAGTACCACAGTACAAATATGCTGCAGGTGTTCGTAATCCTCAGCAGCATCTTAACACACAGCCACAGGTGGCCATGCAGCAG CCTGCTGTCCATGTGCAAGGTCAGGAACCCTTGACTGCTTCTATGTTGGCTTCTGCCCCTCcacaagaacaaaagcagatgttag GTGAACGTCTCTTTCCTCTTATTCAAAGCATGCACCCTACTTTGGCGGGTAAGATCACTGGGATGTTGTTGGAGATTGACAACTCTGAACTCCTCCACATGCTTGAGTCTCCTGAGTCTCTTCGTTCGAAG GTTGATGAAGCTGTAGCCGTACTACAAGCCCACCAAGCTAAAGAGGCTGCTCAAAAGGCAGTTAATAATCCCACTGGGGTTCCAAGTGTTTAA